A stretch of Tigriopus californicus strain San Diego chromosome 11, Tcal_SD_v2.1, whole genome shotgun sequence DNA encodes these proteins:
- the LOC131891140 gene encoding D(2) dopamine receptor A-like: protein MLVIPIFTALGNVMVILSVTTEKALQTSTNYLIVSLAVADLLVALLVMPWAIYVLVHGHWTLPFLACDLYIGMDVICSTASIFNLVAISIDRYEAVTQPLKYCQKQQTNDHGMVIKAIVAIWIVSISLGFPIFLGMNYPDNPSETECILYDANFIIFSSTASFFIPCFVILLFYYKIMKAILRQHRGGKSSSSSSFSAKKSELASKPSTSSDNTEPWTARLQSWLQRQRRRSRSSSSRNPTNDGTSNLELENTKNSPSDETGGGPPFLLRPGQGGIACTLSHIIRVSTNPLEKQDTAPPPNPPPAFISQASPPVSMVASSPFKSKAERTQSRGTQTIPSKKGSSRNLSEPPAKRRQRPSRLAGLSSGAKDDMELDKKPMGDEKRTRKGSLFPFQTSNGSIPTTTASPSDKPGLDKSIRRPSSAYIKEAPVLGSDSSSPCNKVRCLVPRSPRPSALHNPNRLSAAAKAKSSSMRTLAVTFSLNTPDEASADRNSADAKTNLTPTPSTLSVPKSGLLRSISTSGSINNAGNSPADGRRPSIGTSIKVLRRAATWKIRSQERLQAKRERRERRATKTLGIVLGCFLFCWIPFFTCNMLSAFAMKLDMVSLQPSIDLFIITTWLGYVNSALNPLIYTFFNHEFRKAFKKIICIPDSSTTTGVRTNFAKV, encoded by the exons ATGTTGGTGATCCCCATATTCACGGCTTTGGGAAACGTGATGGTGATCCTGAGTGTGACGACCGAGAAAGCTCTGCAGACGTCTACCAATTACTTGATTGTCTCGTTGGCCGTGGCAGATCTTCTTGTTGCCTTATTAGTCATGCCATGGGCCATCTATGTACTG GTGCATGGACATTGGACCTTGCCATTCCTGGCTTGTGACCTCTACATTGGAATGGATGTCATCTGCTCTACGGCCTCAATCTTCAACCTCGTGGCCATTAGTATCGACAG ATATGAGGCCGTGACACAGCCTTTGAAGTATTGTCAAAAGCAGCAAACCAATGATCACGGGATGGTGATTAAGGCTATTGTAGCCATTTGGATTGTGTCGATCAGCTTGGGGTTTCCCATATTTTTGGGCATGAACTATCCGGACAATCCGAGTGAGACTGAATGCATCCTGTACGACGCcaacttcatcatcttctcCTCGACGGCATCTTTCTTCATCCCTTGCTTCGTTATTCTCCTCTTCTACTACAAAATCATGAAG GCAATTTTAAGACAACACCGTGGAGggaaatcatcatcatcatcatcgttctCTGCTAAGAAATCTGAACTAGCCTCGAAACCCTCGACCTCGTCGGACAATACTGAACCATGGACCGCGAGACTCCAAAGTTGGCTTCAACGACAACGCAGACGCAGTCGCAGTTCTTCCTCGAGAAACCCAACCAATGATGGAACAAGTAACTTGGAACTTGAAAACACCAAG AACAGTCCCAGTGACGAAACGGGCGGAGGTCCTCCGTTTCTCCTGCGTCCCGGTCAAGGTGGGATTGCTTGCACCTTGTCTCATATCATTCGCGTGTCAACCAATCCATTGGAAAAACAAGACACGGCTCCTCCGCCTAATCCTCCACCGGCCTTCATCAGTCAGGCCTCACCTCCGGTGTCCATGGTCGCCTCTTCACCTTTCAAGTCTAAAGCGGAAAGAACACAATCTCGAGGGACGCAGACGATTCCAAGTAAGAAGGGATCATCCCGAAATCTAAGTGAACCTCCCGCCAAGCGACGTCAACGACCATCTCGTCTGGCGGGTTTATCGAGTGGCGCCAAAGATGACATGGAGTTGGACAAGAAACCCATGGG GGACGAGAAGCGAACAAGAAAAGGCAGTCTCTTCCCTTTCCAAACTTCCAATGGCTCAATACCAACCACAACGGCTTCACCCAGTGACAAGCCAGGCCTTGATAAGTCCATTCGAAGGCCATCTAGTGCATATATCAAAGAA GCCCCAGTCTTGGGTAGTGATTCCTCGTCTCCATGCAATAAAGTGCGGTGTCTGGTCCCAAGATCACCACGACCTTCAGCCCTTCATAATCCCAATCGGTTGTCCGCTGCTGCCAAAGCAAAGTCTTCCTCCATGCGAACATTAGCTGTGACCTTCAGTTTAAATACGCCTGacgaggcgtcagctgaccggAATTCAGCTGATGCCAAGACTAACCTCACTCCCACGCCCTCTACGTTATCGGTGCCTAAATCTGGACTACTTAGGTCAATATCTACATCTGGAAGTATCAATAACGCGGGGAATTCGCCAGCAGATGGTCGACGACCCTCTATTGGAACATCGATTAAGGTCCTTCGCAGGGCTGCCACATGGAAGATCCGAAGTCAAGAGCGGTTACAAGCCAAACGGGAGAGGCGAGAACGGAGAGCCACAAAAACTTTGGGCATCGTCTTAG GCTGTTTCTTGTTCTGCTGGATCCCATTCTTCACGTGTAACATGTTGTCAGCCTTCGCCATGAAACTGGACATGGTCAGTCTTCAGCCTTCCATTGATTTATTCATCATTACCACGTGGCTGGGATATGTGAACTCCGCCCTGAATCCACTCATCTACACCTTCTTTAACCATGAATTCAGAAAAGCTTTTAAGAAGATCATTTGCATCCCAGACTCTTCCACAACAACCGGAGTTAGAACCAATTTTGCCAAAGTCTAG